The DNA sequence CTTGAGGTACTTTCCAAAATTAAATTCGACCAAATTAATGAATTTTGAACTTGACCACTGTCATATTCTACCGTCACAGAAAAGGTAATGATGTCTACTTGTTCGTTGTTCGATCATTTGATTTTGTTGTATGTAATGTCTTGTATCGATCCATGATATATAGATAGCAATATTATTCGCAAATGATTCAAAAACTGGTGAATAACGAGGTATAAACAGACGAATGTGTTTTTTGGCATTACCAAATATGCACAGTTTGGTGGTCATATATGTACAttgttttgagagtttttaggtTCCTATTTCTTGGTTCTCTttgttttattagtttttaggtcaataaaaaaccaaaatcttGGTGCTTGATTAAGAACAATATGTCTTGGAATTCGAAAATTTATTAACTTTTATATGTTATCTCTGAAACCATATGTTCCTGCAAATAATATTAACGTTAATTTTCCTCATGAAATTTCGTTTTAGATCACATGAATTGTCTTTCGTTTAGCCAAAACACAAAAAGGAAATACTATTTGTCTCCTATTTTGTAGGCTACAGTTAGCCACATTTGATGTCAAATGTATTGAAATTCTCAACATGTATGATTACGAGGTCGtttggaaatacttttaaaatgacttaaagtgcacttaaagaaaatattttaatgtTTCAAAAGTAACCAAGGATTATTTCCCCAAAAAATACAAAAGCTAACCAAATTTATATTACttcaaaacttgaaaaaaggaaaagagtgCATTCTTGGATCGAACTGattgtgtaatatatatatccTGCCGTATTTACCTTGTCCAAGTTACTAattacaagaaaaaagaaaaaaattgatcaaTCCATATCCAGTCAAGCAGTAAGGTGCGGCAAGACAGTCTTCTCTGATATGTCAGCAAAAACTTTGTATGCTGCTTGGGAAGGATGCATGGCATCCCAGAACAAAAATTTAGAAGGGTCTGGACACGTCAGTGAAAGCTTCCCGCACATTGGACCTACCTCCACCATCCCTGTTCCACAGCATCCTGCATGTGTTTGCACAAACcctacacacatatatcaagtattaaaacaaaatgaaaattgataaaaaattaagcacagaaaatcaaagaaaacatttatatatatatatatatgtatgtatgtatgtatgtatgtatattaggTCTGTAAAATGATAAGAGGCGTGGCAATATTCAAAATCACATACTTACCATATTTAGATGGGTTATTGAACATGTCCAAGATGGGATTGTAGGTGTCGAAGTAGGCGAGCCTGGAACCGGGGAGGGAGGCTTGCAATCTTTGGATGAGGCCTTGGAGGTTGGTGTTGTAAGCCTGAGAGTCCTTGTTTTGCTGCCCCACGCACACACGCCGAAGCCCATTGAAGATGCTGCCAATGGTCAACTGCATTGGCAAACATCCAATTGGCGGAAGACCCGCCACTTGAAATCTTCTTGCTCCCCTCTTATATAGGTTCTGCCATGCATATCACGAATAACATTATAAGCATAGTATGTCGAAGGTTGTGTTATTAATTTATCTAAATTATAAGTTATAACATCAACACATAAAATTATAACAGTAAACCCTACCTTAATTAGACAACCCCTTAGATGTTCTTTTTTAGTAATGACAATCGATTAATGTGGTCTAAACATAAGTAGCTAGTTGTTAATTGGTTGTACAtaccaaaattaaaaatcatcttGGTAGATCTAAATTGATCTTAATTACTATCAATTaagttttattaaattttaattttttttagggaaAGGACTTGCACGAATAATCATGCAGGCACACAAAACATTAGAATCATAGACTCAATTAACCATCACAATTATGCATGTCTAAAATTACAGCAAAAAACCTAGGATTCGATCGTAACCCCGCTAGTTAATGTTACCAATTCACCAGGTCACTTGATTAAGGGGTACTTAATTATATACCTGAATGAACGACCTGAGTCTTTTGAGAAGAAAATCCTGGTACCCTGAAGGTGAAAACTCAATTTTCCTCCGTGTAACAGGTACATCGTAGAGGTTGAACACCATGTCATTAGTACCAACACTAATCACAAACACAGCGTTGTTGACAATCTCACTACAATTCTTCTCCCCAACAGTTCTCCTCATCCTCCTCAACGCTTCATCAAAGTCCTCCAATTGCCTCGACAAACTCGTAGCCTTCGACACGGCCAAGGTCAGATCATCCAAACCGCTACCGCCTGACGCGAAACTGACACCCGTGAGCAAGTCACGGTCAGTCAGTCTCCGGTCATGGTAAGCGGGCAACAAGTCCTTGAGGCCAAGTTTGGAGACCATGAAGTCCGTTGATAGTTTTCCATTGGAAAACCTTCCCGTCGGGACGTGGTTTGGCAAGTCCCGGCCGTACGGACGGTGGTCACTTTTGAAAAGGGTGAATGGGAGGCGGTTGTTGTTGCCCGAATCCAACGTTGAATCGCCTAAGGCGAAAACGGCGGATACAGGCGGAGATGCGGTGGTTGGGATTAGAAGAGATAGAAAGGAGGCCAAAGAGAATAAGAGTACAAAGAGGACGGTGGTtttttgctccatgattaatgTGTTTAATTTCTTGGAAAAATGAACACGCAATTAATTAAGAAATCTGTTAAAAATGGATATCAAACGTATTAATTTATATAGAGTTTGAGATGATtgagtttggatttgattaaattatttttaaacttaATTAGCTAGAGTGTAAAAGGAGCTGGCAAACCCTAACATAATACATGCACTAATTagaatttttacaaaaatggaAAAGTCTATGCACTATACttccaaacaaaaccaaattttaaTTACCGGGCGTCGGATTCGTCTATAGtgtaaagataaaaaaaatttaaacgttAAAACCGGAAAAAACTACTTTTTAGTGTTAAGAAAATGTTAAAATgggaaaataaaagataagttTTATCTAAATCGGTTTTTAACATCTCATATTAACTGGAAGAAGATTCTTCTTTGGACGGAAGAGTTTTCCAAGTAAGTCGTTTCAGTCAACTTCCATCTCTTCATCCTTTGCCCATTTTTGATACTTTTTTCAGTATGCTCAAAATACGAGATGGTATGTCATATCTTATTATACTATTAGAAGAAAACTTCATTGTTAATATGTGGTGTCTTGACCCGTATTCCGAGCACCCCAAAAAGTCTCTCTATTTTGAGATAAAGGGTAAAGAAGGGAAGATATGTAGACAGAAGATAATAATTTATTCATTTAGACTCTGAATTGGGTTCAAACAGGCCAGGTTTTGGGGTAGGCTGAAGCTTTGAACCCTTGGCTCGAGCTCTACCCATCAACAGCGGGCCGGGCTAGTTATGTCCATGCTGCGAGAACAAACTCATTGGACGCCTGAGGTTCGTTTTTGGACAttcatcaattttatttatatatatatataaaagaccTTTTATACTCACATATAGAATTAACACAAAAGTCTTAGTGATTTATTAAGGAAAGCAATTATTTTCTTTGGACACCCAAGTTTTGAAAGTATGTACTTTAAGAAAATGATTCAGGTTCTTGAATTTTACCAAACACGAGATAGAATTCGTAAAAATTATTCAACAAGGCTCGAAGGAAATTCCTAAAAAACTGTTaagaattataaaaaatttcataaagTCGAgaataaagtttttattttgtctgTGCCGGATCATAAATTAGTAAGTATATCCTATATGACGCCACGCGAaggtaaaaaaatcatttttatttaaaaatttaaaaattcattagaaataaaatgaaaacttaAAAGAAACAGACTGAGAAGCGTATGAGGTGCCTTGATATTTAGGCCAcgtcatcctcctcctcctcctcctcctccaccgttggacggttttgggaCCTCTCTCGGCTCTCTCTCAACCTCCCCGTATATTCTGTCAGCATCTCCTCCTTATCCTTCCCtccattttctctctcctcttctctctctctgtctccccttcttcttcgtcttcctcttcttcaaattctctCAGTCGCTCTGGCTTTCTCTGTGTGAAAAATGGCGCGTACAACCCCAATTCTCAACCGAAACAACACATACTTGCTCTTCACCTCCGTTACTCCCCACTCTCACTTCCACTCCTTCACCTCTCTCCGCCTCGCCAAACCCTCACTCTcgcactctctctcctcttcctcttctttatCGTCGTCGAGCTCGCCGTCGTGCCACATCACGCGTGTCACCACCGTTCCGGTAGAGTACGCGCCGTCAGCTCCCGACTTTGACTTCCACCAGGAGCTCTCGCGCCTCAAATCGCTCCGTTCCAGGCTCGCCGACTGCGATTCCCTCCGCGCCAAGCTCAGAGTGATCGACGGCGATTCCAGAGTGAAGCGATTCTTCAATTCCGGCAGCGGCGGCTTCTCCGCGGCTTTAGCTTCGCTTAGTTTGAGCTCCGAAGAGCTGTTCTTGTTTAAATGCTT is a window from the Pyrus communis chromosome 16, drPyrComm1.1, whole genome shotgun sequence genome containing:
- the LOC137719671 gene encoding GDSL esterase/lipase At2g40250-like, whose product is MEQKTTVLFVLLFSLASFLSLLIPTTASPPVSAVFALGDSTLDSGNNNRLPFTLFKSDHRPYGRDLPNHVPTGRFSNGKLSTDFMVSKLGLKDLLPAYHDRRLTDRDLLTGVSFASGGSGLDDLTLAVSKATSLSRQLEDFDEALRRMRRTVGEKNCSEIVNNAVFVISVGTNDMVFNLYDVPVTRRKIEFSPSGYQDFLLKRLRSFIQNLYKRGARRFQVAGLPPIGCLPMQLTIGSIFNGLRRVCVGQQNKDSQAYNTNLQGLIQRLQASLPGSRLAYFDTYNPILDMFNNPSKYGFVQTHAGCCGTGMVEVGPMCGKLSLTCPDPSKFLFWDAMHPSQAAYKVFADISEKTVLPHLTA